One Drosophila virilis strain 15010-1051.87 chromosome 5, Dvir_AGI_RSII-ME, whole genome shotgun sequence DNA window includes the following coding sequences:
- the TTLL6A gene encoding tubulin polyglutamylase ttll6 has protein sequence MTTIKKFKSKKVSNQYTRYFDVKNLLRSDKTYRVADCTKAIGSPKNKQTRTQTTRSPGRSVSTTIQWQPIGNAFVDDARGSPYLLLSEDDTLVNEHTKKRRRQTTCHNVLHEPRLKLDPTGIEPLIRGIRISICVEHTRFPLIAKVTKGMGLTHVPEHRLWNVQWCDNTPHFDLLKSMKRFQQINHFPGMSEICRKDLLSRNLNRMLKMYPGDYRIFPKTWLLPTDTYDVAVYLNKHKRTFILKPYSSGQGRGIWLTNNLRSVGRQEKLICQSYVDKPLLIDGYKFDLRVYTLVTSVDPLRIFVYNEGLARFATHKYKPPALGNSNNMFMHLTNYCVNRRNSNYDAGSGNDGGSKRKLSAYNKWLVDHNYSVEEFWAAVDDAIIKTVISAWPVLKHNYHLCFPKHDKIQACFQLLGFDILVDWKLKPYILEVNHTPSLSGGEPVDYEVKRPLIRDTLNLISTPLVDKEEIIREDRAQLRDRLMRQQAHRRRAVTPSKSAVTPQRAAGGADLNQACSLGALAQQIAWEESHLGNYRRIMPPTNSDRVNYYFKFYNQFKEVSMFKENNTSKGRIRLNREHLKQQKLQQQLLTEQDQLRHLRQRKQKLQHIFLQKNTQNFSNLLKQKRMEALAIAKDIHLQKARLLQQNAGKERVGIWQMVDKQQVESNQDMDTSPDKMISVGARIRHKRSMAVIKSHRRSQRRQLQRRARRARRLERESRLDAEFLAKHAVNHAVGGRLQAGSSKIISTSSKAGLNQQQQQQMQLQLAARSKSKPRAKAKHRPARKIKSSAKLAKQAVCNKDVMDWMPQPINEADKQLQVEWRTQRTAAVNCGQFKEVLFHEMYERGHLTKNDIKQFPNLLYRILRDEINKDASVGGD, from the exons ATGACTACCATAAAAAAGTTCAAGTCAAAGAAGGTCTCCAATCAATACACACGTTACTTTGATGTCAAAAACCTATTGCGCAGCGACAAAACCTACAGGGTGGCCGATTGCACCAAGGCAATCGGATCACCAAAGAACAAGCAAACAAGAACTCAGACGACCCGGTCACCCGGTCGATCCGTCTCAACGACAATTCAATGGCAGCCCATTGGCAATGCATTTGTGGATGATGCAAGAGGCAGTCCATATTTGCTGCTCTCCGAGGACGATACGCTGGTCAATGAACACACGAAGAAAAGACGACGACAGACCACCTGCCATAATGTGTTGCATGAGCCACGTCTGAAGCTAGATCCAACGGGCATTGAGCCTCTGATACGCGGCATACGGATCAGCATTTGTGTTGAGCATACCCGCTTTCCACTGATCGCCAAGGTAACCAAGGGCATGGGCCTGACCCATGTGCCCGAGCATCGTCTCTGGAACGTGCAATGGTGCGATAATACGCCCCACTTTGATCTTTTAAAGAGCATGAAGCGCTTTCAGCAAATCAACCATTTTCCCGGCATGAGCGAGATCTGTCGCAAGGATTTGCTCTCGCGCAATCTGAATCGCATGCTGAAAATGTATCCAGGCGATTATCGCATCTTTCCCAAAACCTGGCTGCTGCCCACCGA TACGTACGATGTGGCCGTTTATTTGAACAAACACAAGCGCACCTTTATACTCAAGCCATATTCATCGGGTCAGGGGCGTGGCATTTGGCTAACCAATAATCTGCGCTCTGTGGGCAGACAGGAGAAGCTCATATGTCAGTCCTACGTTGATAAG CCCCTTCTTATCGATGGctataaatttgatttgcgtGTCTATACACTGGTTACCTCAGTGGATCCATTGCGCATATTTGTGTACAATGAGGGTTTGGCTCGTTTTGCGACGCACAAATACAAGCCCCCGGCACTGGGTAACAGTAATAACATGTTCATGCACTTGACCAACTATTGTGTGAATCGTCGGAATTCGAACTATGATGCGGGCAGTGGCAATGATGGTGGCTCCAAGCGCAAATTGAGCGCCTACAACAAGTGGCTCGTGGACCACAACTACAGCGTGGAAGAGTTCTGGGCAGCGGTGGATGATGCGATCATCAAGACTGTGATTAGCGCATGGCCGGTGCTGAAGCATAATTATCATTTGTGTTTCCCCAAGCACGACAAGATTCAGGCATGCTTTCAGTTGCTGGGCTTTGATATACTCGTGGATTGGAAGCTCAAACCGTACATTTTGGAGGTGAACCATACGCCAAGCCTATCCGGCGGCGAGCCCGTTGACTATGAAGTGAAGCGCCCGTTAATACGGGATacattgaatttaattagcaCGCCGCTCGTCGACAAGGAGGAGATTATTCGGGAGGATCGTGCACAGCTTAGGGATCGTTTAATGAGGCAGCAGGCGCATCGGCGGCGCGCAGTCACACCCAGCAAGTCGGCGGTGACACCGCAAAGAGCCGCCGGTGGCGCTGACCTGAATCAGGCATGTTCCCTGGGCGCCTTGGCCCAGCAAATTGCCTGGGAGGAGAGCCATTTGGGCAACTATAGACGGATCATGCCGCCCACAAATAGCGATCGAGTCAACTATTATTTTAAGTTCTATAATCAATTCAAAGAGGTGTCCATGTTTAAGGAGAATAACACCAGCAAGGGTCGCATTCGTCTCAATCGTGAGCATTTGAAGCAACAgaaactgcaacagcagctgttaaCCGAACAGGATCAGCTGCGTCATTTGCGACAGCGCAAACAGAAGCTACAGCATATATTCCTGCAGAAGAATACACAGAATTTCTCGAATTTGCTCAAACAGAAGCGCATGGAGGCGCTGGCTATTGCCAAGGATATACATTTGCAAAAGGCTAGATTGTTGCAACAGAATGCGGGCAAGGAAAGGGTGGGCATTTGGCAGATGGTTGACAAGCAGCAAGTGGAATCGAATCAGGATATGGACACCAGTCCGGACAAAATGATATCAGTGGGCGCACGCATACGGCACAAGCGCAGCATGGCCGTCATCAAGTCCCATCGACGCTCACAACGCCGCCAGTTGCAGCGCCGAGCAAGACGCGCACGTCGCCTGGAACGGGAATCCCGCCTCGATGCCGAATTCCTGGCCAAGCATGCGGTTAACCATGCGGTCGGCGGACGTCTGCAAGCGGGCAGCTCTAAAATCATAAGCACCAGCTCCAAAGCAGGCCtcaaccagcaacagcagcagcagatgcaaCTGCAGTTGGCTGCCAGGTCCAAGTCCAAGCCCCGAGCCAAGGCTAAGCATAGGCCGGCTAGGAAAATCAAAAGCTCCGCCAAGTTAGCCAAGCAAGCAGTTTGTAACAAGGACGTGATGGATTGGATGCCGCAGCCAATCAATGAGGCCGACAAACAGCTGCAAGTCGAGTGGCGCACACAACGGACGGCGGCTGTCAATTGCGGGCAGTTCAAGGAGGTG cTCTTCCATGAAATGTACGAGCGTGGTCATCTTAccaaaaatgatattaagcaATTCCCGAATCTTCTTTATCGCATACTACGAgacgaaataaataaagatgCGAGCGTTGGAGGCGACTAA